The proteins below are encoded in one region of Streptomyces cyanogenus:
- a CDS encoding DUF2637 domain-containing protein — protein MQHEKMGSHPDLPADYADGYHHGRGRHRSPTEDFSYPLVPPDSGWDPAEELAYMLRDSIEQQARIPGARYEDHPTAPEPTTPHEALVELTAELPPVKAASRGHRKDRRRQRPGRLRIVSYLIAAAATVIASAVSIFGGLIAYDPLRFVAAARTQSDVVSWWPVLVFGPWLVASLCILRAALHQRRAFHSWSVLLVFSAIAMALCVAQAPKNIVDTVAAALPTLASLACFQQVVRQVTLTRPPRRTFPRHRSQPPEKAAGEEAAAPQEGTPRTSGKPPREDFAGPAGRAGAGGPAAHDRFADHPRRFGWPGDRP, from the coding sequence ATGCAGCACGAGAAAATGGGCTCGCACCCCGATCTTCCCGCGGACTACGCGGACGGCTATCACCACGGCAGGGGGCGGCACCGATCGCCCACCGAGGACTTCTCGTATCCTCTGGTCCCTCCGGACTCGGGCTGGGACCCCGCGGAAGAGCTCGCCTACATGCTGCGGGACTCCATCGAGCAGCAGGCGAGGATCCCGGGTGCGCGCTACGAGGACCATCCCACGGCTCCGGAGCCGACGACGCCCCACGAAGCCCTGGTAGAACTCACGGCGGAGCTGCCCCCGGTGAAGGCGGCTTCGCGGGGCCACCGCAAGGACCGCAGGAGGCAGCGCCCCGGCAGGCTCCGGATCGTCAGCTACCTCATCGCCGCCGCCGCGACCGTCATCGCGTCCGCCGTGAGCATCTTCGGCGGCCTGATCGCGTACGACCCGCTGCGCTTCGTGGCGGCGGCCCGGACACAGAGCGACGTGGTGTCCTGGTGGCCCGTCCTGGTGTTCGGCCCCTGGCTGGTGGCGTCCCTGTGCATCCTCCGGGCGGCGCTGCACCAGCGCCGGGCCTTCCACTCCTGGTCCGTGCTGCTGGTGTTCTCGGCCATCGCCATGGCGCTGTGTGTGGCGCAGGCACCGAAGAACATCGTGGACACCGTGGCCGCCGCCCTGCCGACTCTCGCCTCTCTGGCCTGCTTCCAGCAGGTGGTGCGCCAGGTCACCCTGACCAGGCCGCCCCGGCGGACCTTCCCACGGCACCGGTCCCAGCCTCCCGAGAAGGCGGCCGGTGAGGAAGCGGCGGCGCCCCAGGAGGGCACGCCGCGCACGAGCGGCAAACCGCCACGGGAGGACTTCGCAGGACCCGCGGGGAGGGCGGGTGCCGGCGGTCCGGCGGCCCATGACCGGTTCGCCGACCATCCGCGTCGCTTCGGGTGGCCCGGTGACCGTCCCTGA
- a CDS encoding alpha/beta hydrolase — protein sequence MDIATLKALKPAEFEEAADGYRATSDMASTAKDTIESQISAGIRGGLKGETADAALRELKELGKNFHYVQTECALASTALNAFAYDMAAAKRKLEAALEDAEAAGCTVGADGSVTFPAGGKETDGKVPEGGTVSPSTSSTDPTANAIERQAVNMHPNPNFGKAVEFANRIGDALREATDADAKWAPKLRALKADDDLKVSGKDWTDVKSDTDGVVKGAEAYARSLPKPPKDGDPELVAHWWADLTDEQKAAYVSMHPDSIGAMDGLPATVRDEANRLVLAESRAGYQDKLDAWMKKEPDRYAPYISPVTGREVKGAQIETEEWKEWNKKKQELEGRIRGMDAIQSRFDRTGTDHLPEAYLLGFDPEGKGHDGKVIIANGNPDTADHTGIYVPGTGTLLQDIDKDMGRGEILWHETNRYAQGQKVSTITWFDYDAPLQAKPFEKGGGLFPEAMSDEWAAKGGPGLSHFLDGNLEAHRMASGNANPGHTTLMGHSYGTTLIGDAAKSRGMLEGGLPVDDVIAVGSPGMQAKHAADLGIPQGHMWAEQGGGNDEAVRVGGKYLAGLGDDWTIPTDPEFGANAMESDAEDHGAFWDKDSTSLRNQALVMAGQYDKVTLE from the coding sequence GTGGACATCGCGACGCTGAAGGCCCTCAAGCCCGCCGAGTTCGAGGAGGCGGCCGACGGCTACCGGGCCACGAGCGACATGGCGAGCACCGCCAAGGACACGATCGAGAGCCAGATCTCCGCCGGCATCCGTGGCGGGCTCAAGGGCGAGACCGCGGATGCCGCGCTGCGGGAGCTGAAGGAGCTGGGCAAGAACTTCCACTACGTCCAGACCGAGTGCGCGCTGGCCAGTACCGCGCTGAACGCCTTCGCGTACGACATGGCGGCGGCCAAGCGGAAGCTGGAGGCGGCCCTGGAGGACGCCGAGGCGGCCGGCTGCACGGTCGGCGCGGACGGTTCGGTCACCTTCCCCGCCGGTGGCAAGGAGACCGACGGCAAGGTGCCCGAGGGCGGCACCGTGTCCCCCTCGACCAGCTCGACCGATCCGACGGCGAACGCGATCGAGCGGCAGGCCGTCAACATGCACCCGAACCCGAACTTCGGCAAGGCCGTGGAGTTCGCGAACCGCATCGGGGACGCGCTGCGGGAAGCGACGGACGCGGACGCCAAGTGGGCGCCCAAGCTGCGCGCGCTGAAGGCCGACGACGACCTGAAGGTCTCCGGCAAGGACTGGACCGACGTCAAGAGCGACACCGACGGCGTCGTGAAGGGCGCCGAGGCCTACGCCCGTTCCCTTCCGAAGCCGCCCAAGGACGGTGATCCGGAGCTGGTCGCCCACTGGTGGGCGGACCTGACGGACGAGCAGAAGGCGGCCTACGTCTCCATGCACCCCGACTCCATCGGCGCCATGGACGGCCTGCCCGCCACCGTGCGGGACGAGGCCAACCGGCTCGTGCTGGCCGAGAGCCGGGCCGGCTACCAGGACAAGCTGGACGCCTGGATGAAGAAGGAGCCCGATCGCTACGCCCCCTACATCAGCCCGGTCACCGGCCGTGAGGTGAAGGGTGCTCAGATCGAGACCGAGGAATGGAAGGAGTGGAACAAGAAGAAGCAGGAGCTGGAGGGCCGTATCCGGGGCATGGACGCCATCCAGTCGCGCTTCGACAGAACCGGGACCGACCACCTGCCCGAGGCCTACCTGCTCGGCTTCGACCCCGAGGGCAAGGGCCATGACGGCAAGGTCATCATCGCCAACGGGAACCCGGACACCGCCGACCACACCGGTATCTACGTCCCCGGCACCGGCACCCTTCTGCAGGACATCGACAAGGACATGGGCCGCGGTGAGATCCTGTGGCACGAGACCAACCGCTACGCACAGGGGCAGAAGGTCTCCACCATCACCTGGTTCGACTACGACGCGCCCCTGCAGGCGAAGCCGTTCGAGAAGGGCGGTGGCCTGTTCCCGGAGGCGATGTCGGACGAATGGGCGGCGAAGGGCGGGCCGGGGCTGTCGCACTTCCTCGACGGCAACCTCGAAGCGCACCGAATGGCGTCCGGCAACGCCAACCCGGGGCACACCACCCTGATGGGCCACAGCTACGGCACCACGCTCATCGGCGACGCGGCGAAGTCGCGGGGCATGCTCGAAGGGGGGCTGCCGGTGGACGACGTCATCGCGGTGGGCAGCCCCGGCATGCAGGCGAAGCACGCCGCGGACCTCGGCATCCCCCAGGGGCACATGTGGGCGGAGCAGGGCGGCGGCAACGACGAGGCGGTGCGTGTCGGCGGGAAGTACCTGGCCGGCCTCGGTGACGACTGGACGATCCCGACCGACCCGGAGTTCGGCGCCAACGCCATGGAGTCGGACGCCGAGGACCATGGTGCCTTCTGGGACAAGGACTCGACGAGCCTGCGCAACCAGGCCCTCGTGATGGCAGGCCAGTACGACAAGGTGACCCTTGAATAA
- a CDS encoding amidohydrolase encodes MSLESEAGLPGDVLPGVLSESLHAELVAFRRDLHMHPELGNQEFRTTAAIKERLEQAGLKPRVLSTGTGLVCDIGLAEGERSAVPLLALRADIDALPIPDTKADCPYRSTVPDRAHACGHDVHTTVVLGTGLVLADLHAKGLLPRPVRLLFQPAEEVLPGGALGAIEDGALTGVGRILAVHCDPKVEAGKIGLRHGPITSACDRLEIALDGPGGHTARPHLTTDLVTAAARVAVDVPALIARRVDTRAGLALTWGRIETGHAPNVIPQHAELSGTVRCLDLDAWRQAPDIVHAAIDEVATLHRAKSEITYVRGVPPVVNDRESADLLRRAMVARRGMKSVESTEQSLGGEDFSWYLEHVPGAMARLGVRRPGERTVRDLHQGDFDADEYAITVGVEMFTAAAFLDANGARG; translated from the coding sequence ATGTCCCTAGAGTCCGAGGCCGGCCTCCCGGGGGATGTGCTCCCCGGCGTGCTGAGCGAGTCCCTGCACGCCGAACTCGTCGCCTTCCGTCGCGACTTGCACATGCATCCCGAGCTGGGCAACCAGGAGTTCCGTACGACCGCCGCGATCAAGGAGCGGCTGGAGCAGGCCGGGCTCAAGCCCCGCGTCCTGAGTACCGGAACGGGACTCGTCTGTGACATCGGCCTCGCGGAGGGTGAGCGCTCGGCGGTACCGCTGCTCGCGCTGCGCGCCGACATCGACGCCCTGCCCATCCCGGACACCAAGGCCGACTGCCCGTACCGCTCGACCGTGCCGGACCGGGCCCACGCCTGCGGTCACGACGTGCACACCACCGTCGTCCTCGGCACCGGGCTGGTCCTCGCCGACCTGCACGCCAAGGGCCTGCTGCCCCGCCCGGTGCGGCTGCTCTTCCAGCCCGCCGAGGAGGTGCTGCCCGGCGGCGCCCTGGGCGCCATCGAGGACGGCGCGCTCACCGGCGTCGGCCGGATCCTCGCCGTGCACTGCGACCCCAAGGTGGAGGCCGGGAAGATCGGGCTGCGGCACGGGCCGATCACCAGCGCCTGCGACCGCCTGGAGATCGCGCTCGACGGTCCCGGCGGGCACACCGCCCGCCCCCACCTGACCACCGACCTGGTCACCGCCGCCGCCCGGGTCGCCGTGGACGTCCCCGCGCTGATCGCCCGCCGGGTCGACACCCGCGCCGGTCTCGCCCTCACCTGGGGCCGGATCGAGACGGGTCACGCCCCGAACGTGATCCCGCAGCACGCCGAGCTGTCCGGGACCGTGCGCTGCCTGGACCTGGATGCCTGGCGGCAGGCCCCCGACATCGTGCACGCGGCCATCGACGAGGTCGCCACCCTGCACCGGGCCAAGTCCGAGATCACCTACGTGCGCGGGGTGCCGCCGGTCGTCAACGACCGGGAGTCCGCCGATCTGCTGCGCCGGGCCATGGTCGCCCGGCGCGGAATGAAGTCCGTGGAGAGCACCGAGCAGAGCCTCGGCGGCGAGGACTTCTCCTGGTACCTGGAGCACGTGCCCGGCGCGATGGCCCGCCTCGGGGTGCGCAGGCCCGGCGAGCGCACCGTACGCGATCTCCACCAGGGCGACTTCGATGCCGACGAGTACGCGATCACCGTCGGTGTGGAGATGTTCACCGCGGCGGCCTTCCTGGACGCCAACGGGGCCCGCGGCTGA
- a CDS encoding BMP family lipoprotein, with the protein MRRVAKLSAACIASAALAMTATACGSTSSDNETGSSPSGGGKGVKVGLAFDVGGRGDRSFNDSAARGADQAKKEFGGEIKELTAKTSDTEADREQRLSDLAEAGYNPVIGVGYAYAASMTKVAAKYPKTSFGIVDSVVNGKNVDSITFTEEQGSYLAGVAAALKTKSKHVGFIGGVDVPLIKKFEAGYVQGVKDTNPKIKVDTQYLSHGSDTSGFASPDKGKEAAQGMLDNGADVVYTAAGSSGNGAIEAVAGKKGAWAIGVDSDQYNIPGLSKYKNSILTSMVKNVDVGVYDFVKSVHDGKPLTGTNSYSLAKDGVSLSKSGGFIDDIQAKLDAAKKKIVDGSIKVKTTP; encoded by the coding sequence GTGCGCCGGGTAGCCAAGCTTTCCGCTGCGTGTATCGCCTCCGCAGCTCTCGCAATGACTGCCACTGCCTGTGGCAGCACCTCCTCCGACAACGAGACGGGCTCGTCCCCGTCCGGTGGCGGCAAGGGCGTCAAGGTCGGTCTCGCCTTCGACGTCGGCGGCCGTGGTGACCGTTCGTTCAACGACTCCGCCGCGCGCGGTGCCGACCAGGCCAAGAAGGAGTTCGGCGGCGAGATCAAGGAGCTGACCGCGAAGACCTCGGACACCGAGGCCGACCGCGAGCAGCGCCTGTCCGACCTGGCCGAGGCGGGCTACAACCCGGTCATCGGTGTCGGCTACGCCTACGCCGCCTCCATGACCAAGGTCGCCGCGAAGTACCCGAAGACCAGCTTCGGCATCGTCGACTCGGTGGTGAACGGCAAGAACGTCGACAGCATCACCTTCACCGAGGAGCAGGGCTCCTACCTGGCCGGTGTCGCCGCCGCCCTGAAGACCAAGTCGAAGCACGTCGGCTTCATCGGCGGTGTCGACGTCCCGCTGATCAAGAAGTTCGAGGCGGGTTACGTCCAGGGCGTCAAGGACACCAACCCGAAGATCAAGGTCGACACGCAGTACCTGTCCCACGGCTCGGACACCTCCGGCTTCGCCAGCCCCGACAAGGGCAAGGAGGCCGCGCAGGGCATGCTCGACAACGGCGCGGACGTCGTCTACACGGCGGCCGGCTCCTCCGGCAACGGCGCGATCGAGGCCGTCGCGGGCAAGAAGGGCGCCTGGGCGATCGGCGTGGACTCGGACCAGTACAACATCCCGGGTCTGAGCAAGTACAAGAACTCGATCCTGACCTCGATGGTCAAGAACGTCGACGTCGGTGTCTACGACTTCGTCAAGTCGGTCCACGACGGCAAGCCGCTGACCGGCACCAACAGCTACTCGCTCGCCAAGGACGGTGTCTCGCTGTCCAAGAGCGGCGGCTTCATCGACGACATCCAGGCCAAGCTGGACGCCGCGAAGAAGAAGATCGTCGACGGCTCGATCAAGGTCAAGACCACCCCGTGA
- a CDS encoding ABC transporter ATP-binding protein, which translates to MRGITKRFPGVVANRDIDITVRTGTVHALCGENGAGKSTLMKILYGMQQPDEGTITVGGEQVVFHNPGDAIARGIGMVHQHFMLADNLTVLENVVLGAEKLYGIGGKARAKIKEISDAYSLNVRPDVLVEELGVADRQRVEILKVLYRGAKTLILDEPTAVLVPQEVDALFDNLRELKAEGLTVIFISHKLGEVLSVADEITVIRRGTTVGTVDPRGTTPKQLAELMVGSELPTPETQESTVTDVPMLRLDGVHLSQTDLDGIERIILDEVSFTIHKGEVLGIAGVEGNGQSELVEAIMGMRHPDAGVITLDGTDISQAATRDRREAGIGYIPEDRHRHGLLLEAPLWENRILGHVTERPNSRGGLLDIKAARADTQRIVEAYDVRTPGIDVTAASLSGGNQQKLIVGREMSHNPKLLIAAHPTRGVDVGAQAAIWDYIREARREGLAVLLISADLDELIGLSDTLRVMYRGRLVADADPATITPEELGSAMTGAATGHLEHTEDDAR; encoded by the coding sequence CTGCGCGGCATCACCAAGCGTTTCCCCGGCGTCGTCGCCAACCGCGACATCGACATCACGGTCCGCACGGGCACCGTCCACGCCCTGTGCGGTGAGAACGGCGCCGGCAAGTCCACCCTGATGAAGATCCTCTACGGCATGCAGCAGCCGGACGAGGGCACCATCACCGTCGGCGGCGAACAGGTCGTCTTCCACAACCCCGGCGACGCCATCGCCCGCGGCATCGGCATGGTGCACCAGCACTTCATGCTCGCCGACAACCTCACCGTCCTGGAGAACGTCGTCCTGGGCGCGGAGAAGCTGTACGGCATCGGGGGCAAGGCACGCGCCAAGATCAAGGAGATCTCGGACGCGTACAGCCTGAACGTCCGTCCCGACGTCCTCGTGGAGGAGCTCGGCGTCGCCGACCGCCAGCGCGTGGAGATCCTCAAGGTTCTCTACCGCGGCGCCAAGACCCTCATCCTCGACGAGCCGACCGCCGTGCTCGTGCCGCAGGAGGTCGACGCGCTCTTCGACAACCTGCGCGAGCTGAAGGCCGAGGGCCTCACCGTCATCTTCATCTCCCACAAGCTGGGCGAGGTGCTCTCCGTCGCCGACGAGATCACCGTGATCCGGCGCGGCACCACCGTCGGCACCGTCGACCCGCGCGGCACCACTCCCAAGCAGCTCGCCGAGCTGATGGTCGGCAGCGAGCTGCCCACCCCGGAGACCCAGGAGTCCACCGTCACGGACGTCCCGATGCTCAGGCTGGACGGCGTGCACCTGTCGCAGACCGACCTCGACGGCATCGAGCGGATCATCCTGGACGAGGTCTCCTTCACCATCCACAAGGGCGAGGTCCTCGGCATCGCCGGTGTGGAGGGCAACGGCCAGTCCGAGCTGGTCGAGGCGATCATGGGCATGCGTCATCCCGACGCCGGTGTCATCACGCTCGACGGCACCGACATCTCCCAGGCCGCCACCCGCGACCGCCGCGAGGCCGGCATCGGCTACATCCCCGAGGACCGCCACCGCCACGGCCTGCTGCTGGAAGCACCGCTGTGGGAGAACCGCATCCTCGGCCATGTCACCGAGCGGCCCAACTCCCGCGGCGGACTGCTGGACATCAAGGCCGCCCGCGCCGACACCCAGCGCATCGTCGAGGCGTACGACGTCCGCACCCCCGGTATCGACGTCACCGCCGCCTCGCTGTCCGGCGGCAACCAGCAGAAGCTGATCGTCGGCCGCGAGATGAGCCACAACCCCAAGCTGCTGATCGCCGCCCACCCCACCCGCGGTGTCGACGTCGGCGCCCAGGCAGCCATCTGGGACTACATCCGCGAGGCCCGCCGTGAGGGCCTGGCCGTGCTGCTGATCTCCGCCGACCTGGACGAGCTGATCGGCCTCTCCGACACCCTGCGGGTGATGTACCGCGGCCGTCTGGTCGCCGACGCCGACCCCGCCACCATCACCCCCGAAGAGCTGGGCTCCGCCATGACGGGTGCGGCCACCGGCCACCTGGAGCACACAGAGGACGACGCGCGATGA
- a CDS encoding ABC transporter permease yields the protein MNKLTSRIDKERLFLGIAAPLLAIVAALVVTTLVILATGKNPGAAFSDMVTYGFASDSQVYILNKATTYYLAGVAVAIGFRMNLFNIGVDGQYRLAAFIAAVLGGALTVPGWIAIPLIIVCAMATGALWASIAGILKVTRGVSEVISTIMLNSIATAIIAYLLQPGKLGQLDQAGTLVSTKPLPSSSYFFSFDTGPAGVLWGFIVIAVLVGVAYWFVLGRTRFGFDLRTVGQSESAAGASGVSVKKMVATSMIISGAVAGLIGMPTLLNDSHQFSNDFPAGIGFTGIAIALLGRNNPIGIALGALLWGFLERTTNHLEFQGYDKEILGVIQGVIVLCVVIAYEVVRRYGMKRQQQRVGAELAAQAAAPTKKQEVA from the coding sequence ATGAACAAGCTGACCTCACGGATCGACAAGGAGCGGCTGTTCCTCGGCATCGCCGCGCCCCTGCTGGCGATCGTCGCCGCGCTCGTCGTCACCACCCTGGTGATCCTCGCGACCGGCAAGAACCCCGGCGCCGCCTTCAGCGACATGGTGACCTACGGCTTCGCCAGCGACAGCCAGGTCTACATCCTGAACAAGGCGACGACGTACTACCTCGCGGGTGTCGCGGTGGCCATCGGCTTCCGCATGAACCTGTTCAACATCGGTGTCGACGGCCAGTACCGGCTCGCCGCGTTCATCGCCGCCGTCCTCGGCGGGGCACTCACCGTGCCCGGCTGGATCGCCATCCCGCTGATCATCGTCTGCGCCATGGCGACCGGTGCCCTGTGGGCGTCCATCGCCGGCATCCTCAAGGTGACCCGAGGGGTCAGCGAGGTCATCTCGACCATCATGCTGAACTCGATCGCCACCGCGATCATCGCCTACCTGCTGCAGCCCGGGAAGCTCGGCCAGCTCGACCAGGCCGGCACCCTGGTCTCCACCAAGCCGCTGCCGTCCTCCTCGTACTTCTTCAGCTTCGACACCGGCCCCGCCGGTGTGCTCTGGGGCTTCATCGTCATCGCCGTGCTCGTCGGCGTCGCGTACTGGTTCGTCCTCGGCCGCACCCGGTTCGGCTTCGACCTGCGCACCGTCGGCCAGTCCGAGAGCGCGGCCGGCGCGAGCGGTGTGTCGGTGAAGAAGATGGTCGCCACCAGCATGATCATCTCTGGTGCGGTGGCCGGCCTGATCGGCATGCCGACCCTGCTCAACGACAGCCACCAGTTCAGCAACGACTTCCCGGCCGGCATCGGCTTCACCGGCATCGCCATCGCGCTCCTCGGCCGGAACAACCCGATCGGCATAGCGCTCGGCGCCCTGCTGTGGGGCTTCCTGGAGCGCACCACCAACCACCTGGAGTTCCAGGGCTACGACAAGGAAATCCTCGGCGTCATCCAGGGCGTCATCGTGCTGTGCGTCGTCATCGCCTACGAGGTCGTACGCCGCTACGGCATGAAGCGCCAGCAGCAGCGCGTCGGCGCCGAACTCGCCGCCCAGGCCGCCGCCCCGACGAAGAAGCAGGAGGTGGCGTGA